The Rattus rattus isolate New Zealand chromosome 16, Rrattus_CSIRO_v1, whole genome shotgun sequence genomic interval TTAAAGTAGCCATGACGGGAAACTTAGCACCTTTTGTTCACTTCTacggtttttgtttatttgttttggtctttctttctttctttcttgggtagGAATTAGGGTctagcccagactagcctggaattcactctatagtacaggttggcctcaaatttacattCATACCCCTGCTTCATTTGCCTCtgtcctgggattatagatgtgagccAGCAAATTTGGCTAATTCCTGGAAATTCACATTAGGTCAGTGTTTCTCATGACCcctttggaagttgaacaacctttcacaggggttacctaagaccattagaaaacacagatatttacattacggttcatatcagtagcaaaaaatacagttatgaagtagtgacaaaaacaattttatgcttGGAGGTCACCACATGAGAAACTGCATTTAAGGATCAcggcatgaggaaggttgagaaccattgctttaggGTGCTGCTGGTGATGTATGATTAAAGGGGTCAAGATGGAAAAAATCAGGTTTAGTTTATTTCTAATATAGATACTTAAGCGGTATGGAAGGGAAACTACCATCACTGTCTTTTCACTACACCCTAGAGAGCTGAGGTGGACTGAAGCGTCTGTGTCCATCTAGGTTCTCAGTGTCTTAGCGAGCGAATGCACTGGACATACTCAGCCACTTCTCCAGGCAGCTTGCTCCGGCTTGTCCATGAAAGGGTATCAGGCAGTAAACGGGACAATCTATCCATATCTATAGGACATGAGATCTTGGTGAGGTCCCCGAGGACCCGAGTTCGCACCTCCTCCCAAGCCCTAGTTCTCACTGAGACCCAGAACTGCTGTCACTCTCTGGCTCTCTGATCCAACTAATGAAAAACTTCCTTCTCCTGCCCCAGCACAGAAATCGGTGTACTGAGAGTACCAAGTTAGGGTGGCAGTCTGTCATCAGCTGCTTTAAGGAGAGCGACGCTGGCGACTTTAAACACTGGGGCTGGGGACGGTGGGAGACACAAAAGCAAGCCCGGAGTCCCAATACGCGACACGAGGGATCACGCGGGCGTGCAGCTGGGGTGGCCGAGCTGGACAGCGACTGCAGGAGGAAGGTGGACCCAGAACCCCCGCGGGCCGCGGACGTGTGAACACCAACCCCCTTCCCCGGCGACCACAACTTCCACCTCACCGCGAGTCCAGGATGTGGCCCCACTCACCCTGGGGACAGGGACGTAAGACTTAAGGGGCCGGACACGAAACAGGTCCACTTGGACCCTGTCACAGTCCCACACAACCGAGAACAGAACAAAGAACGGAAATTGCCCCTCCCTATATCGTTTCCGGGTCGTCCTTTCTCACCACCCACTACAACACCCGAAAGGCAAATGTCCACTTGCTCTCTCTAGGAAAATGGGAGGTCTTCATCTCTCGATGGTTCGCTGACTCAAAGACGATTGCTGAGTTGGGGAAACCAGCGCACCAGACTACGCCACCTGCTGGCCAGGTTGGGAAGAGAGGATGCTTAGGTTGAAGAAGCAGGAGGTCCAGGAAATTCAGGTTACAAGTTCTATTAGTTCTGAGAGTACACTATCACCCAAACCTCCATAGCAAACATAAGAAACTCGAAGAATCCGTTAATATAAATGTACATCATAGGCCGGGTGTGgtgtgcactcctttaatcccagcactggggaagcagagtcaggcGGATCTCGTGAGTTCaagtggccagcctggtctataatacaaaaaaaaccaaccaaacaaacaaacaaaaaaaacccccaaaaatcaaaaatcaaaaaacagaaaccaccaccaccaccaacaacaacaaaaacgcaCCATGGGCAGtcagttttaaaaagatttatttcaatacatttaatatttattgaaatatttaatttcttatttttatctgtttttcttgCTTATATATATGCACACCTGATTAAGATGTAGGTCAAATGAAGCCATCACctcttctggaactggagctatggtaatgagtgctaggaattgaacctaggtcttctggaagagcagccagtactcttaactgctgagccatctctccagtcctcggCTTTGCTTTTAGATTGCTTGACTAGCCGGGCTAAACCCCTGGGTCCCCATCCCCAGCAGTGTACAAACCAGACAATGTGATACAGtactttattcccagcatttgggaggtggtggcagggagatcaggaattcaagttcatttttttttagtacatactgagttcaaagtcagcctgggacgTCTCACATTAATGATTCTGCACTCATAAGTTTGGCATGGAGGTACGCAACTATAATTCCAATGCTTTGGAACCTGAAacagaagtttgaggtcagcctcgaTTGCAGACTAAAACTCGGTCTCAAAACAAGTGATAATAACTACCTTATTAACAAACATATGTAAAATGAGCTTcctataatgtaataaaattaatacatataaatatcaacattgaaatataatataaatgagcCTCACATTTGGGGTTCAAGAGGTACCCTGAGGCAGATTGTGGTTTGGGGGTAAACAATTTATTCTAAGCATTATTAATGCTGGAGAGATTGTGCTGGAACTTGCGAAGAGATTATAGGCTGGGGAGACTAACAGGAGTGAGGGGTGATATCGCATCTTACAGGTTTTAGAGAGGTAGGTAACCCCATTCCATGTCATTAATGAAGAATCACTAGTACACGCTAGAGGGATGGCTTGGTGGTAAACAGCCCGTACTCTTATTCCAGAACTGgagttcatttcccagtaccCAAGTCTgtaggctcacaaccacctacgactctagctccaagggaaggaagaagtttGGCTCTTTAGCTAATGTGTGTCTACCATATGAGACGTGCTACCTGTTTGCTGGTGCTACCTGGACGTGCTGGTTGCTGGGTTTTGGTATACTGCCTTAGGGGAAGTGAGGGTTGCAGAATCACAGGATAATGCATGTGATTTGTCTCAAgcaaacattttgtttgtttgtttgttttacagcagctatgaggatggagaagggagttCTGCAAATCAGCATGGCCCGACTAGTCCTGAGTCCAAgcctaacattttctttttctaaagatttatttattttatatatgagtgcaccatatctgtcctctgacacacaccagaagagagcacctgatcccattacagatggttgtgagccaccatgtggttgctgggaattgaactcaggacctctggaagagcagtcaatgctcttaaccactgagctatctcttcagcccaacaTTTTCAAATAGAACCTTTTAATTAGTCAACTGATTCATTGAACAAGGTATCACTCTgaaactctggctggcctggaacttgctatgtggaccaggctggcctggaactcataaagatccctctgcttctgcttcccccgtgctggaattgaaggtgtgtCCTACCATGCCTGGTTCTCAAGGAAGCATTTTGTTTGACATAAAATGCTGtcctcatggggctggagaaatgactcagggaAGTCTTTGTTCCTGAGTATGCTCAACTATATCTCTCACTTAATGGGACTAAGAGctagtttattcttttttttttttttttctttttttcggagctggcgaccgaacccaaggccttgcgcttgcaaggcaagcgctctaccgctgagctaaatccccaacccgagctAGTTTATTCTTAGTACTGTTTGAGTGATCATGGTCTAGGAATGCAGATTAAGGTTTCCCCAAATTTCATGTTCTCACACGGAAGCAGTTTCATGTAATGttatagttttacagaacaatGAAAGTCCCACATTATGGCAAGCTAAAAATACATTGGTGGTACATCAAGGAGAGAGGGCTAAGCTGGAACAAGCTTTACTACAGGCTCTCGGATGCTATCTGATGACGTTCTTAACTTTGGGGTTGGTGGAAGCTAGAAGTCTGTTAGTTAATAGATACTAAATCTACAGGTTTagattttaaatagattttaacaTCATAGGATGTTTTGACACAGAAGTGGGCAAGGAATGGCTGTTTAGGGGGCTGTTTGGGTAAATCAGACTCTGGACCAGCAACATTCCGAACTGTCCACATTACTGGGGCTCTAATCAGTCAGTCAAACTCTGCAGACACATCTTCCAAAGCCCGGCAGCCCATAAACAGCAGACAGCTTTCATTGTGACCacctcctgcaagctgtcctctgacctatgcTGTGgaatacacatcacacacacacacacacacacacacacacacacacacacacacacacaataaaaaacagAAGTGTTCTCctatatattattattgttttgtttttcaagacgatttctctgtgtacccctggttGTCCTGGCATTTggtttatagaccaggctggcctcaaactctgagatctgcctgtctctgcctcctgagtgctaggattaaaggtgtgtaccaccactgcctgagtTTTCTATACAttattaaaatctgaaaaaaaaatatcattccaAGACAGATGAAGGGGACCCAGCTTTCCCTGAACTCTAGATAGGTGCTGAGCGTTTTAAACATACTGTTAAATTGCTCTTAGCATTAATgatgatgttttctttgttttgttttatagtattAAAAACTTTCAATGTTTATTTTCCTGTAAGTAACCAAAGACATTGGGAATAGGGCAATTTAACTCCCTAATTATCATCTATTGTACCCATCCCTCTCACTGTCTCTGATGCCCTGGGGAAAAAGGACTGTCAATCAAGTTAGCCAGACTACCCTTAGACCAGCACCAGCAGTCAGGCACATACAACAGAAGCTGTGTAAAGATTGAAGCTGATTTCCCAAGCTTCTGAAGACATAGCTTCCCCTTTGTGTTTGACACAGTTGCTACCAGATATTTTGCGGTCATGGGCCTCTATGAAATGTAGACGAACCTGAAAGCATTTCCACCTTGACAGGAAGGGAACCCTTTCTCTAGTGGAAGGACTACTGTGAATCAGTGCAAGGCCACGATTGGTCCAAAGCACATATGTCTATGACTGTGattggttaaaaaagaaagaaagaaaggaaggaaggaaggaaggaaggaaggaaggaaggaagaaagaaagaaagaaagaaagaaaggctgttATTGGCCCCAAATGAATGACTGTGGGCCAAATGctctttcttgactttttttttttttaagatttatttattacatattacaagtacactgtagctgctcagacacaccagaagagggcatcagatctcattatagatggttgtgagccaccatgtggttgttgggatttgaactcaggacctctggaagagcagtcagtgctcttaactgctgagccatctctccagtccctttttCTTGACTATTAAAGCAGGTTGCTTAGCCTCAGGTATTGATCCAAGTAGGAAACATAATTGTCttaatcactgttctattgcagtaaagagacaccatgaccaaggcaactctcccccaacccctttattgTGAGActttgtgtaaccttggctgtgaTGGAATTCATTTtgttggccaggctggccttgaactcaagaaatctgcctgtctctgcctcgaTAAGTGCgcggattaaaggcatgggccacaaGCCTTCCCAGTAGCAGTCACTAGGTTGTGTAGAATCAGGTTGCCTTGCAACTGAAGAAGCAGCTGAACAGTTGGAGTAAtccactggggagatggctcgggggataaagtgcttgctttgtaaGTGTTAGGACCCGATTTTAGATCCTCAGTTCAccgttttaatatttttatttatttattttatatgagtacactgttgctgccttcagacccaccacaagagggcatcggatctcattacagatggttgtgagccaccttgtggttgttgggaattgaactcaggacctctagaagagcagtcagtgctctcaatcactgagccatctctccagccccccagctcACCGTTTTAAAAACAAGGCAGGCTGAGCACGCTGTACACtttgaatctcagcactcaggaagtagaggcaggtagatctctttgagtttgaacTCAGCCTAGATGAATAGCAAGTTCCAGCCAGCTGGGCAACACGGTTAGATCGCAGTTCAACAAACAAGTGACCAAGTCACTATAGATTATATGCAACGTGTAAAATGTTATATCCTTAATAAATTACAGCGTTTCCTCTTTTTGATCGCAATTTTCTCTGCGTCTAGTATTGACAAGGTATCCACTTTGAGACCTGGAAACTAACAGCCctacttgggaggtaaaggcgaGAGGACcaaaagttcaaagccattcttAGATACACAATACAGAACTCATGGCCAGGCCGGTTTACATGAGAACCGGTAGCagcaacacaacacaacacaacacaacacaacacaacacaacacaacacaacacaacacaacacaacacaacacactgAGAACCATGTGCTACCAAGTACTGGCAGACGCCCCGCCCATTAGCAACACCGAGTACACACTGAGCATGCGCAGCTCGCCGACGGAAGCCGAGAAGGAAAGGGGCGGGCCGTGGCTGGCGGGCGCGGGGAAAAtggcggcggcggctgcggctgcggcggcggcggcggcgaacGGGAGCGGAGGGAGCAGCGGCATGGAGGTGGATGCAGCAGGTAACGGAGTGCACGGAACGACTTCTGGAGTCGCCCTTGCGGAGTGTCTTGAGTACTTCTTAAGCCTGGGAGAAGCGACATCTCTCCCAGGATAACTTGAGGGCAGGGATGGACGGCCCGGCTCTACCGGTCCTCTGCTCCCATGTCTAGGGGAGAATATGTGGGCCCGAACTCTCACCCgctatgtttttctttcacttttaacaGTCCCCAGCGTGATGGCCTCCGGAGTGACTGGGAGTGTTTCCGTCGCTCTTCATCCCCTTGTCATCCTCAACATCTCAGACCATTGGATCCGCATGCGCTCCCAGGAGGGGCGGCCTATGCAGGGTGAGTGTTGTGTGTAAATCTCAAAATCTCCTCTTGGAGATCTcctccagccccccccccgcccccttttcCAAATTACTGTTTCCCCTGTCATTAATACACACTGACTTCAGAGTCTCGGGAAAGGTTTTCGATGCTTGAACCTCACCTGTTTTCCTTgcacttctgcttctctctccttagTGATTGGGGCTCTGATCGGGAAGCAGGAGGGGCGAAATATCGAAGTGATGAACTCCTTTGAGCTGCTGTCCCACACCGTGGAAAAGAAGATTATCATTGACAAAGAATATTATTACACCAAGGAGGAGCAGTGTGAGAAGGGAATAGAAGTGGGCGGGAGGGAGAAGTggggagatttttgttttgtatttagaaTAGAAAGGTATAGTTATGCTAAACTGACCCAAAatttgagggagggaggaagggaaaagctgGTAAGGAAACACACCAGGTCCATCAAACTCAGGAAGAGaggtttaaagaaatatttactcTGGCCCCTTCTTCTCCAGTTAAACAGGTTTTCAAGGAGCTGGAGTTTTTGGGTTGGTATACCACAGGGGGGCCACCTGACCCCTCAGACATCCACGTCCATAAGCAGGTATAAAAGCTCAAATGTGTGCATGTTGGGGAAGAGAACAGAAGGTTAGGGGAAGAAGAGATACTGACTTTTTCTGGGCTTTGCCTTATCTTCTAGGTTTGCGAGATAATTGAGAGTCCTCTCTTTCTGAAGTTGAACCCTATGACCAAGCACACAGATGTGAGTATTGTTGACCCTATGACCCTCTGTCTTGATCATCTGCCCCTATGCCTCTGCTCTGATTTACTCTGTGACATCATGTGTATTAGAGAACGCTTGAGTTGAATCTCCACGCTGCTGTTTACTTACGCCCATCAGTTGTGTAACTTCATCTCTTCAGTGGTGTCGCCATATGTAATGTGGGTAAAACTTACTCCAGTAAAGAGAAAATTGTGAGCTAAGTGTGGCAACAACACTTGTAATCAATTTTAGCACtcaggagattgaggcaggaggattgtgagttcaaagccagcctggcaaGTATGTAAGTTCAAGTGCATTTGCTTCTAGTAAGAGCTGTTCTCTTGTCTCCGTCTGTGTTTTTACAGCTGCCTGTCAGCGTTTTTGAGTCTGTCATCGATATAATCAATGGAGAGGTAATAGTTACCCTGCAATCTTCAAATCCTGCTTTAGCCTGTCTCCTAAatgctgtgcacatgtgcacaggcatgggGCAACCCTGGGTGTTTGTCGTAGCTTTCTACCTGGAGACAGAATCTCGTGTTTGCCAGGCTGGTtggcctgtgagcttctgggATTTGTCTTCACTTCCCATTTTGCTGTAGAAGTTCTGGGATTCTACAGACACATGCTGCCACATCTTGATCCTTAGTCTCGtgcagcaagcgctctacccactgagccgtctgcCCAGCCCTGTTTCCTGGCTCTCCCTGCATGAGAACCCTTTACTCTGCAGGCCACAATGCTGTTTGCTGAACTCACTTACACTCTGGCCACTGAGGAAGCTGAACGTATCGGTGTAGACCATGTGGCCCGGATGACAGCTACAGGCAGTGGGGAGAACTCCACTGGTAAGGGGGTTGAATTCAGTTCTTTGGAGGTATGGGTTGGGTGTGGCCACCTGCTGCCTTTCATTTGTCCTGTCCCCCTGCAGTGGCTGAACACCTCATAGCTCAGCACAGCGCCATCAAGATGCTGCACAGCCGTGTGAAGCTCATTTTAGAGTACGTCAAGGCCTCTGAAGCAGGTAGGAGAGGTACCTCACCTTTAaccatctttcctccctcctggaGAAGTGACAACATCCACATCAGTGCAGCCTCATTGTGCCCTTAGGAGAGGTTCCCTTCAACCATGAGATCCTGCGGGAGGCCTATGCCCTATGCCACTGTCTTCCGGTTCTCAGCACTGACAAGTTCAAGACAGACTTTTATGATGTGAGTGTTAATACCCTCGATGGGGAGgtggggctcacaaccacctcagGCAGGTGAAACTCAGTGTCATTGGCTAATACGAGGGACCCCTGGGGAACtggttctttctgttccctcccaGCAATGCAATGACGTGGGGCTTATGGCCTACCTCGGCACCATCACCAAAACGTGCAACACAATGAACCAGTTTGTGAACAAGTTCAACGTCCTGTATGACCGACAAGGCATCGGCAGGCGGATGCGGGGACTGTTTTTCTGATGAGAGCTCTTGGAAGGGATGCTGTATGGGGCTCAGACAACTGTGCCACGGGACTGAGCACATTCCCCTTagagaaactaataaaagaacAGCCCCTTAGCAGCCCTTCCAGTGGCTTTGTCCTCTCAGGCACAATGGTTTCTCACCTGGACTCTTCATTCAAGCAGCCTCACTCAGACAGGACCCATTTATCAACACTTTGACCACCTCCCCACCTTTTAATGACTCAGGACCCTTGTAGGCAGAGTGTGATAGGACTGCCTGCCGACTTTCCAGTTCTTCCTTGTTCTGTCCTCAACTCCTCCAGAAAATGACTCCAGACAAATGACTGTTTCCCCAAGCTAATTTCACTGCAAGTGAAGGGAGTATAGGAAGGGGAGGGATGCCAAGCCCATCTTAATAATTCTGGGTAACCCAAATCCTTGTTTTCCTATATCCCGGAGGCACCGAGGGGGTGATGTGTCATGCCTTGTGCCAGGTGCAACTTTCTCTCGCTGTGGGGGTCTAACAAACCAAAAGTCCATTCCAAGGCCTTATACCTCCCAGCTTGACTTAGCAGTTAGGCTCAGAAAGCATTAACAAGCCAGACCCAAGCAGGAGGCAGTCAAAACACTTTATTGGCAGAATAAAAAAGTGCAGCATGGGAAATTGTCCTCTCAGGGGGCATCACGCAAACTTTCTGGGGTAGGCAGTAGGGCTCAAAAACTGGCTGTCAGACAAAGGTGATCCGTGTCCGAGAAGTATTGACCTGCCAGACATTTAGCTCCTCATATTCATCCAGAGCTGCCTGGAACTGGGCTGGTGTGAAGCCACGTGATATGCAGCGCTGTTCAGCCTCAGAAAAGCGGACACTGCGCCCCCCTGATACCAACTCACGGACAGTGGCAAATATCACATCTGCTGGCCTCTGGGTCCTGAAAGACAAGGATGGAAAAGGTTAAGTGCAAGGCCCAGTAGCCATCAGCACCAAAATCCTGAAGTCAATCTTGTCCATGTGCAGAAGCCACAAAAGTGACCAGCTCAATTATGTCAGGTAGCCCAATTTCATTAAGACACTCACCTAGCCGTTTGTCCCTTTTCACCTAGAAGGGAGTCCTTTGACATCTCCATCAACCTTATGGCTTCATTCACATCTTCCTTCTCCACAATGTCTACCATCCGAAGGCGAGCCTAAGGGGAAGGTGTGGGGAAATAGGGGAtaggaggggaagaggggtgAAACCAAGGATCTCTGCTCTGGCTTCAAACCCGGGCAAGCCACATTCGCCTACTCATAGAACAAAAGTGGGCTCTTCCCTGCCCCCCACATCTGCAGTGTTGGGCCGGCACTGTCAGACCGAGACAAGTGCAATGCCCAGGGCAGCGTCCAGCAATTGCCCGTGTCTCCGCCTCTCAACACTGGCCAGTCCCGATGGGTGTCCTGTCGTCCTGTGAGGGAGACCAGACCCTTCTGAACTCCACTAGGCTCCCCATCGTGACAAGTGGAGCCTGGGGCGCTCAGCTAGGGCCACTGTCAGAGGCTGTGTCCTGGGGGCTCGGGAAGTGCTAGCTCAGCAGTAGGTCAGGCAATGCACTACCTGCACGAACAGCACTTTGGAGCCCCCATGACTAAGGTCCAAGAggggaggacagaaggaagactTCTAAGATATCTAGGGCATCAGGAACTCAAGTCCTTCCAACCCCCTCGTGGATTCAAGCAGCCTTTCCCTCCGTGGGTGTTGCATGTGCCCTGCTGGAGCAGCAAGTACCCACAGTGCGGTAGCACAGAGAGGACCACTATCTGCACTGTCAGCACTTTAGTCCCAGCAGGGCtggtgggagggaagaaggcagcTTGAAGGACATTAGGTGAGGTGGCAGGCAAGGGTCAGCCTTCTAGCTGACAGGGACCCAGCACTCACCAGAGCAGTAGAAAGTCGGAGAATGGCCAGCAGGGTCCGGGCAGAAGTGTAGGTGGCATCCTTACTGGCCCGGGCCTCTCGCCTCATCTCCACATACGCTGCAGTGATGTAGTCAGCCAGAGAGTCAGGCACTGTGGGCTGCCTCTCGCGGCACATGGCAATGTACCGTCTGTGGGAAACAAGGCTCATGGGAAAGCGGAAGACATGCATGCTTTATAGGAGATTCCCCACTTAATGTTCTATGCTGGAGGTGGACAACTATTTGCTTAGGCAGAACTGAGGGACTTCTCTAAATAGGCTTCCCAAAGCAAGACAAATGCACCTGCATTGGGCAGATTTAACTCCTCTGAACTTGTCACATAAGGGGACAGACTTCAGAGGCCCAGAGAAAATCAATTTAGAAACCTGCAGATTAGTGAGGTGCTGAGTCATCTGTGCTATGGAAGCAGACACGGCCAAAAAGCTATACCTGCCTAAGACAAGATGAAGATAGTAAGGGAGACCCTTTTATATATGGGGGAGGCCAGTAGTTTTTGGAGACACCCCCAAAAGATCTCTaaaagatccccctgcctcaggctgCACAGCAGCTAAGTTTACTTACAGCCTGCTGCTGTCACCCCAAACCAGAAAAGTTTCTGATGATCCCTTGCTTTGTGTGGCTAAAGACCCAGGCTCACTATTCTCAGGCTCAGCTACtttgaggggggaggaggaagtaaATACATTGTCCTCTGCAGACTGAAAGCTTTTCAGACACACTTGGCATAAGACAGTGCCACACACAAGTATTCCCCTGAGACATCCCCATCCCTCTCACCTCATAAGTTTCATGTCCAAAGGTTCAAATTGAGCAGGGGGCTGCCGGCTGTGCTGGTGGACATAGGTTATGTGCTGGGCCAACCTGGAGAGAAGACAAGGCTTTAGAGCTGTAACACCCTGAGATTTTGACTCAGTATCCCTTTTTAGCTCCATCTTTTCTCCAAAGAATGACCAACAGGTCTCCCAGAAAACCCCTCACCATCTTAGCTCCAACCTTCTGTCTCCCCATGAACTGCAGACAGGAAAGTGTTTACTGTGTCTGAACACAGACAAGTTGAGTTGCTCTGACTTTACCTCCCTTCCCCAAAGTCACTAAAATGGACTGTCTCTATACTTCATTCACCGGAGGTCGTTGTCTCTGTCGGGCCGGTCCTGAATCAGCCAGAGGAGGTCGAATCGGGAGAGCAGAGCAGCCGGAAGCTGTATGTTCTGCTCCAAACTGCGGCGGGGGTTATACCGTCCATAGGCAGGGTTGGCAGCAGCCAGGATAGAGCATCGGGCATTGAGTGTGGTGAGAATTCCTGCCTTGGCAATGGAGATGGTCTGCTGCTCCATAACTTCATGGATGGCTGTGCGGTCAGCTTCCGCCATCTTGTCAAACTCATCAATGCAGCACACGCCCTGGTCAGCCAGCACCAGGGCACCACCCTCTAAGGTCAATTCCCCACTCACAGAGTCTCTcaacacagctgctgtgagccctACACCAGAGGAGCCCCGGCCTGTTGTGTACTGACCTGCAAAGAGAAGCAGCAAACTGCTCCAGAAAGGAACTGCTTTCCCCAAGCCTTCCAAAGGCCTCATAGTACTTAATCAAACACCAAGCCCCATCCCTGCCATACTCACTTCGGGGCGCCAGACGGTCAATGTAAGACAGGAGCTGAGACTTGGCCACACCGGGATCTCCCATAAGGCAGATGTGGATGTTTCCTGGCAAATGTAAAGGAAGCCTGAGTGATCCCTCGACTCAAGTTGTCCACCCAGAGGGAAGAGCCTTGGAGACCTGGACCCCTTCCCAAAGTCCCTACTGCATCAAAGACAAGCACTAGGCCAAGTCATTACCCTTAAGTTGTTATTCACAGACTCACGGGATACTTACATTTCCACCCTCCCAAATAACCCTGCCTTCCAACGTCTCCTGTCCTTCTTACCTCTTATCTTCATGCCTTGAGGAGACTGGTCCACACCACCCACCAGGAGCAGTAAGAGCGCCTT includes:
- the Cops6 gene encoding COP9 signalosome complex subunit 6; translated protein: MAAAAAAAAAAAANGSGGSSGMEVDAAVPSVMASGVTGSVSVALHPLVILNISDHWIRMRSQEGRPMQVIGALIGKQEGRNIEVMNSFELLSHTVEKKIIIDKEYYYTKEEQFKQVFKELEFLGWYTTGGPPDPSDIHVHKQVCEIIESPLFLKLNPMTKHTDLPVSVFESVIDIINGEATMLFAELTYTLATEEAERIGVDHVARMTATGSGENSTVAEHLIAQHSAIKMLHSRVKLILEYVKASEAGEVPFNHEILREAYALCHCLPVLSTDKFKTDFYDQCNDVGLMAYLGTITKTCNTMNQFVNKFNVLYDRQGIGRRMRGLFF
- the Mcm7 gene encoding DNA replication licensing factor MCM7 isoform X1, encoding MALKDYATEKEKVKKFLQEFYYDDELGKKQFKYGTQLVHLAHREQVALYVDLDDVAEDDPELVDSICENAKRYSRLFADVVQELLPEYKEKEVVNKDVLDVYIEHRLMMEQRSRDPGAVRNPQNQYPSELMRRFELYFQGPSSSKPRVIREVRADSVGKLLTVRGIVTRVSEVKPRMVVATYTCDQCGAETYQPIQSPTFMPLIMCPSQECQTNRSGGRLYLQTRGSKFIKFQEMKIQEHSDQVPVGNIPRSITVVLEGENTRIAQPGDHVSVTGIFLPVLRTGFQQMAQGLLSETYLEAHRVVKMTKSEDDVSGAGELSAEELKQIAEEDFYEKLAASIAPEIYGHEDVKKALLLLLVGGVDQSPQGMKIRGNIHICLMGDPGVAKSQLLSYIDRLAPRSQYTTGRGSSGVGLTAAVLRDSVSGELTLEGGALVLADQGVCCIDEFDKMAEADRTAIHEVMEQQTISIAKAGILTTLNARCSILAAANPAYGRYNPRRSLEQNIQLPAALLSRFDLLWLIQDRPDRDNDLRLAQHITYVHQHSRQPPAQFEPLDMKLMRRYIAMCRERQPTVPDSLADYITAAYVEMRREARASKDATYTSARTLLAILRLSTALARLRMVDIVEKEDVNEAIRLMEMSKDSLLGEKGQTARTQRPADVIFATVRELVSGGRSVRFSEAEQRCISRGFTPAQFQAALDEYEELNVWQVNTSRTRITFV
- the Mcm7 gene encoding DNA replication licensing factor MCM7 isoform X2, producing MMEQRSRDPGAVRNPQNQYPSELMRRFELYFQGPSSSKPRVIREVRADSVGKLLTVRGIVTRVSEVKPRMVVATYTCDQCGAETYQPIQSPTFMPLIMCPSQECQTNRSGGRLYLQTRGSKFIKFQEMKIQEHSDQVPVGNIPRSITVVLEGENTRIAQPGDHVSVTGIFLPVLRTGFQQMAQGLLSETYLEAHRVVKMTKSEDDVSGAGELSAEELKQIAEEDFYEKLAASIAPEIYGHEDVKKALLLLLVGGVDQSPQGMKIRGNIHICLMGDPGVAKSQLLSYIDRLAPRSQYTTGRGSSGVGLTAAVLRDSVSGELTLEGGALVLADQGVCCIDEFDKMAEADRTAIHEVMEQQTISIAKAGILTTLNARCSILAAANPAYGRYNPRRSLEQNIQLPAALLSRFDLLWLIQDRPDRDNDLRLAQHITYVHQHSRQPPAQFEPLDMKLMRRYIAMCRERQPTVPDSLADYITAAYVEMRREARASKDATYTSARTLLAILRLSTALARLRMVDIVEKEDVNEAIRLMEMSKDSLLGEKGQTARTQRPADVIFATVRELVSGGRSVRFSEAEQRCISRGFTPAQFQAALDEYEELNVWQVNTSRTRITFV